One region of Rhizobium sp. WYJ-E13 genomic DNA includes:
- a CDS encoding ABC transporter permease → MRLERRDHRPPYLVVAAPIGAVIAALAIAGILIALAGAPVFEAYWRILTGAFGTRLSATETLTRATPLMLTGLAAAVAFRARLWNIGAEGQFYLGAITVAALGSKLLAGLPAVLLIPALLLAGAVAGMVLILVPLWLRLRFSVDEVVTSLLLNFVALLFVSMLIDGVLKDPLAFGWPQSMPVSDHALLPKLVARSRLHIGFIIAITIALAVHLLQSRTVFGLRSRAAGLNPAGAVFAGVPLGMTLVKVACLSGGLAGLAGAIEVMGVKGYVTTDLSPGFGYSGIIVAMLANLHPIGVIAAALFTATMFVGADGMSRALGIPTYIADVTVAVSLLTMLIALFFTQYRIRR, encoded by the coding sequence ATGCGTCTTGAACGCCGCGATCACCGCCCGCCCTATCTGGTCGTGGCAGCGCCTATCGGTGCCGTCATCGCCGCACTCGCCATTGCCGGCATCCTGATTGCGCTCGCAGGCGCCCCTGTCTTCGAAGCCTATTGGCGTATCCTGACCGGCGCCTTCGGTACACGGCTTTCGGCGACGGAGACGCTAACGCGGGCTACACCCTTGATGCTGACCGGCCTTGCCGCAGCTGTCGCCTTCCGCGCCAGGCTCTGGAATATCGGTGCCGAAGGCCAGTTCTATCTCGGGGCCATCACCGTTGCCGCACTCGGCTCCAAGCTCTTGGCAGGGCTGCCGGCCGTGCTTCTCATCCCCGCCCTCTTGCTTGCAGGGGCCGTCGCCGGCATGGTGCTGATCCTTGTGCCGCTCTGGCTCCGGCTGCGCTTTTCCGTCGATGAGGTCGTGACCAGCCTGCTCTTGAATTTCGTCGCCCTGCTCTTCGTCTCCATGCTGATCGACGGCGTGCTGAAGGATCCGCTCGCCTTCGGCTGGCCACAATCCATGCCGGTCAGCGACCACGCGCTGCTGCCGAAGCTCGTGGCGCGCTCACGCCTGCATATCGGCTTCATCATCGCCATCACCATCGCGCTCGCGGTGCATCTCCTTCAGTCGCGGACTGTCTTTGGCCTGCGCTCGCGCGCAGCAGGCCTCAATCCCGCCGGCGCCGTCTTTGCCGGCGTGCCACTCGGCATGACGCTGGTCAAGGTCGCCTGCCTTTCCGGCGGCCTGGCGGGCCTTGCCGGCGCGATCGAGGTAATGGGCGTGAAAGGCTACGTGACAACCGATCTGTCGCCGGGCTTCGGCTATTCCGGCATTATCGTCGCCATGCTCGCCAACCTGCACCCGATCGGCGTGATTGCCGCGGCACTCTTCACTGCCACCATGTTCGTCGGCGCCGATGGCATGAGCCGGGCGCTCGGCATACCGACCTATATTGCCGACGTGACCGTCGCCGTCTCTCTGCTGACCATGCTTATCGCGCTGTTCTTCACCCAATACAGGATCCGCAGATGA
- a CDS encoding ABC transporter permease gives MMALTDIVSSAGLWAAVLRIATPLIFGTLGALLCERAGVLNLGIEGIMTFGAMIGWLAVFHGADLWTGILVAALAGAIFGLLHALLTVTLGLSQHVTGLGITLFASSLSYFIFRLVVPLAGTPPTIVPFQPLDIPVLSGLPFLGQALFAQTAPTYLAILLAVILGYLIFRTPLGLTIRMTGENPHAAEAQGIDPIRIRYGAIISGSAIMAVGGAFLTLSAFNSFFPTMVQGRGWISIALVVFASWRPGRALLGALLFAFFDAFQLRLQTVLGGVVPYQLFLMTPYLLSIAALAVMARRARVPHALMQPYRRGER, from the coding sequence ATGATGGCTCTGACCGACATTGTCTCCTCCGCCGGCCTCTGGGCTGCCGTGCTGCGCATCGCAACACCGCTGATCTTCGGCACGCTCGGCGCGCTGCTCTGCGAAAGGGCGGGCGTGCTCAATCTCGGTATCGAGGGTATCATGACCTTCGGGGCGATGATCGGCTGGCTTGCCGTCTTTCACGGCGCTGATCTCTGGACCGGGATACTCGTTGCAGCACTCGCCGGCGCGATCTTCGGCCTGCTGCATGCGCTTCTGACCGTGACGCTCGGCCTGTCACAGCATGTCACAGGCCTCGGTATTACCCTTTTTGCCTCCAGCCTCAGCTATTTCATCTTCCGCCTAGTCGTGCCGCTTGCCGGTACACCGCCGACGATCGTACCGTTCCAACCGCTCGACATTCCTGTCCTCTCCGGCTTGCCTTTCCTCGGCCAAGCCCTTTTTGCCCAGACTGCGCCGACCTACCTTGCCATCCTGCTTGCCGTCATTCTGGGCTATCTGATCTTTCGCACGCCGCTTGGCCTGACGATCCGTATGACCGGCGAGAACCCGCATGCGGCAGAAGCACAGGGCATCGATCCGATCAGGATCCGTTATGGCGCCATCATTTCCGGAAGCGCAATCATGGCCGTCGGCGGCGCCTTCCTGACGCTTTCTGCCTTCAACAGCTTCTTTCCGACCATGGTTCAGGGACGCGGCTGGATTTCGATCGCACTCGTCGTCTTCGCCTCCTGGCGGCCGGGCCGTGCCCTTCTGGGCGCCCTGCTCTTTGCCTTCTTCGATGCCTTCCAGCTCAGGCTTCAGACCGTACTCGGAGGCGTCGTTCCCTATCAGCTTTTCCTGATGACGCCCTATCTCCTGTCGATTGCCGCACTCGCCGTGATGGCGCGACGTGCCCGCGTTCCGCATGCGCTCATGCAGCCCTATCGCCGTGGCGAGCGCTGA
- a CDS encoding amidohydrolase family protein, translating into MFDLIIRNANLPDGRSGIDIAIQKDRIAEIAARIEAEAGEEIDATGRLVSPPFVDPHFHMDATLSLGLPRMNRSGTLLEGIALWGELRPILTREALVERALRYCDLAVSQGLLHIRSHVDTSDPRLVTAEALIEVREKVAPYIDLQLVAFPQDGYYRAPDGVEALNRALDMGLDIVGGIPHFERTMADGAASVAALCRIAADRGLPVDMHCDETDDPMSRHIETLAAETVRFGLQGRVAGSHLTSMHSMDNYYVSKLIPLMAEAKINVIPNPLINIMLQGRHDTYPKRRGMTRVRELMEAGLNVSFGHDCVMDPWYSMGSGDMLEVGHMAIHVAQMAGIDDKKKIFDALTVNSAQTMGLEGYGLEKGKNADLVILQARDPLEALRLKANRLTVIRRGKVIARSLPRLSELVIEGRPTRLDASDFYPSLPG; encoded by the coding sequence ATGTTTGACCTGATCATCCGAAACGCAAATCTTCCCGATGGCCGCAGCGGCATCGATATCGCCATTCAGAAGGACAGGATCGCCGAGATCGCAGCCAGGATCGAGGCCGAGGCCGGCGAGGAGATCGACGCGACGGGCCGGCTCGTCAGCCCGCCTTTTGTCGACCCGCATTTTCACATGGACGCGACGCTTTCCCTCGGTCTGCCGCGCATGAACCGCTCCGGCACGCTTCTCGAAGGCATTGCGCTCTGGGGCGAGCTTCGACCGATCCTGACCCGCGAAGCTTTGGTGGAGCGGGCCTTGCGCTATTGCGACCTCGCCGTCTCCCAAGGCCTCCTGCATATCCGCAGCCATGTCGATACCAGCGATCCGCGACTGGTAACCGCAGAGGCGCTGATCGAGGTGCGCGAGAAAGTCGCTCCTTATATCGACCTGCAGCTCGTCGCCTTTCCGCAGGATGGCTACTATCGTGCGCCCGATGGCGTCGAGGCGCTGAACCGTGCGCTGGACATGGGGCTCGATATCGTCGGCGGCATTCCGCATTTCGAGCGCACCATGGCCGATGGTGCGGCGTCGGTTGCCGCCCTTTGCCGTATCGCAGCCGACCGTGGCCTGCCCGTCGACATGCATTGCGACGAGACCGACGATCCGATGTCGCGCCATATCGAAACGCTTGCCGCCGAAACCGTCCGCTTCGGCCTGCAGGGCCGTGTCGCCGGGTCGCACCTGACATCGATGCATTCAATGGACAACTATTACGTCTCCAAGCTCATTCCGCTGATGGCGGAGGCAAAGATCAACGTCATCCCCAATCCGCTGATCAACATCATGCTGCAGGGCCGCCACGACACCTATCCGAAACGGCGTGGCATGACGCGGGTGCGTGAACTGATGGAGGCGGGCCTGAACGTTTCCTTCGGCCATGACTGCGTAATGGACCCCTGGTACTCGATGGGCTCGGGCGACATGCTGGAGGTCGGCCATATGGCGATCCATGTCGCGCAGATGGCCGGCATCGACGATAAGAAGAAAATCTTCGACGCGCTGACCGTCAACTCCGCCCAAACCATGGGGCTTGAAGGCTACGGCCTGGAAAAGGGTAAGAATGCCGATCTCGTCATCCTGCAGGCTCGCGATCCGCTCGAAGCACTGCGGTTGAAAGCGAACCGGCTGACCGTCATCCGCCGCGGCAAGGTCATCGCGCGGAGCTTGCCGCGCTTGAGCGAACTTGTAATCGAGGGCAGACCGACAAGGCTAGACGCATCGGATTTCTATCCTAGCCTGCCAGGCTGA
- a CDS encoding AraC family transcriptional regulator, which yields MLDIDPRIFSISRPSLQQYKAFVQRDLIIETYHSSAGEMASQGSLHRISINRTAHRKYAHRYGSANFRSVERPSFTLGFQPASINFEVEGDAADYISIFQAPKLYENLGLRDFDPDRLNDDAFSAASDPTTLQVALSLAAAVEQTECADPLLMEHLGMALACSVVRLLGTRPAVGIRSIRSEKLKRVTEYVEDYLCRADLTVDELAGVAHMSHFHFSRAFKKAVGKPPHQFILDRRIERARIYLADGKETLSEIAYATGFSSQAHFSSVFRRIVGVTPTDYRRSLQ from the coding sequence ATGCTCGACATTGACCCGCGAATATTCTCGATAAGCCGGCCGTCGCTTCAGCAATATAAAGCGTTCGTTCAGCGCGACCTCATCATAGAGACCTACCACAGCTCGGCTGGCGAAATGGCCTCACAGGGCTCGCTTCACAGGATCTCGATCAACCGCACTGCTCACCGGAAATATGCACACAGATATGGTTCGGCAAATTTCAGATCTGTCGAGAGGCCGTCCTTCACACTGGGCTTTCAGCCGGCTTCGATCAATTTCGAAGTCGAAGGCGACGCCGCAGATTACATATCGATTTTCCAGGCTCCGAAGCTCTACGAGAACCTGGGCCTGAGAGATTTCGATCCTGACCGCCTCAATGACGATGCATTCAGCGCAGCATCGGACCCGACTACTTTGCAAGTGGCCCTTTCACTCGCTGCAGCCGTCGAGCAGACCGAATGCGCCGACCCTCTCTTGATGGAACACCTCGGCATGGCGCTCGCCTGTTCGGTCGTCAGGCTCCTGGGAACAAGACCAGCCGTCGGGATACGGTCGATAAGGTCGGAAAAGCTGAAGCGGGTGACCGAGTATGTCGAGGATTATCTTTGTCGTGCCGACCTCACCGTCGATGAACTGGCCGGCGTCGCCCACATGAGCCACTTTCATTTCAGCCGCGCCTTCAAGAAGGCTGTCGGGAAGCCACCACACCAGTTCATACTCGATCGAAGGATTGAGAGGGCTCGAATTTACCTGGCCGATGGCAAGGAAACACTCTCGGAGATTGCCTATGCCACCGGCTTTTCCAGTCAGGCACATTTCTCGAGCGTATTTCGCCGGATCGTCGGCGTAACTCCCACTGACTATCGCAGATCATTGCAATGA
- a CDS encoding VOC family protein has product MPAFAQVNPITDICFLVEDIDRAAAFYVDSLGFQPRRRAPGFADFKGAGVTLALWEIDHIAQNTGVSGLKAPPGVHKACAAIELSSPAAVDAAYAELAAAGVTFQGPPQDYSWNARCCYFADPDDNLWELYAWAEGGPVGDLD; this is encoded by the coding sequence ATGCCTGCCTTCGCGCAAGTTAATCCAATCACCGATATCTGCTTTCTGGTCGAAGACATTGACCGGGCAGCAGCCTTCTACGTCGATAGCCTCGGCTTCCAGCCACGCCGGCGCGCTCCAGGCTTTGCCGATTTCAAGGGTGCGGGCGTTACGCTCGCCCTTTGGGAGATCGACCATATTGCCCAAAATACCGGCGTATCCGGCCTGAAGGCCCCGCCCGGAGTTCACAAGGCCTGCGCTGCGATCGAGCTTTCTTCTCCCGCAGCCGTTGACGCAGCCTACGCCGAACTGGCAGCTGCCGGCGTCACCTTCCAGGGGCCTCCACAGGATTACAGCTGGAATGCGCGCTGCTGCTACTTCGCAGATCCTGATGACAATCTCTGGGAACTCTATGCCTGGGCCGAAGGCGGTCCTGTGGGCGATCTCGACTAG